One window of the Eucalyptus grandis isolate ANBG69807.140 chromosome 8, ASM1654582v1, whole genome shotgun sequence genome contains the following:
- the LOC104456894 gene encoding probable receptor-like protein kinase At5g18500 codes for MAIDLKAELSKDTAIFGLKVWEVIGIVVGLFIVIILSVLSLCLMSKKKSRRTRDNLPLSQIPTVSKEIKEVRVEQVSTSAFAPRDGILLTIQDKSSDKESDKVLVHLGMEKLYKGDNSSQSGSFHHVDRDGYGSQSGEESNSGVVTVYKPSSSHPITAPSPLSGLPEFSHLGWGHWFTLRDLEQATKRFSKENVLGEGGYGVVYRGCLINGTPVAVKKLLNNLGQAEKEFRVEVEAIGHVRHKNLVRLLGYCIEGTHRMLVYEYVNNGNLEQWLHGAMRQQGYLTWEARIKVLLGTAKALAYLHEAIEPKVVHRDIKSSNILIDDEFNAKVSDFGLAKLLGEGKSHVTTRVMGTFGYVAPEYANTGLLNEKSDVYSFGVVLLEAITGRDPVDYGRQANEVNLVDWLKMMVGSRRSEEVVDPNIEVRPSTRALKRALLTALRCVDPDHEKRPKMGQVVRMLESEEYPIPREDRRHRRTQGGSSMEMDSQRENSDTDRSDYPGSRSESKVYQRT; via the exons ATGGCCATAGATCTCAAAGCTGAATTATCCAAGGATACTGCCATTTTCGGCCTGAAGGTTTGGGAAGTCATAGGAATTGTTGTGGGTTTGTTTATCGTGATTATTCTGTCAGTATTATCGCTATGTTTAATGTCGAAGAAAAAGTCAAGAAGAACGCGAGACAACCTGCCCCTCAGCCAGATTCCGACTGTTTCAAAGGAAATCAAAGAGGTTAGGGTGGAGCAAGTGTCGACCAGTGCATTTGCTCCCCGTGATGGCATCCTTCTCACTATTCAGGACAAATCCAGTGATAAAGAATCAGATAAAGTGCTTGTACATCTCGGCATGGAGAAACTGTACAAAGGAGATAACAGCAGCCAATCCGGGTCATTTCATCATGTAGACAGAGATGGTTATGGATCCCAATCAGGAGAAGAATCAAACTCTGGCGTTGTGACTGTTTACAAACCTTCTTCGTCACACCCAATAACCGCTCCTTCACCTCTGTCTGGTTTGCCTGAATTTTCGCATTTGGGCTGGGGCCACTGGTTTACATTGAGGGATCTTGAGCAAGCAACAAAACGGTTTTCCAAGGAAAATGTCCTTGGTGAGGGAGGTTATGGAGTTGTATACAGGGGCTGTCTTATCAATGGGACTCCTGTGGCAGTTAAGAAGCTTCTGAATAACCT GGGCCAAGCAGAGAAAGAATTCAGAGTGGAAGTTGAAGCCATTGGGCATGTGCGCCATAAGAATTTGGTTCGTCTTCTTGGGTACTGCATTGAAGGGACACATAG GATGTTGGTGTATGAGTATGTCAACAATGGAAACCTGGAGCAGTGGCTTCATGGAGCTATGCGCCAGCAGGGATATCTCACTTGGGAAGCTCGAATAAAGGTTCTGCTTGGCACAGCTAAAGC TCTAGCTTACCTGCATGAAGCCATAGAGCCTAAAGTTGTTCACCGAGACATCAAGTCGAGCAATATATTGATCGATGATGAATTCAATGCCAAGGTGTCTGATTTTGGTCTGGCCAAGTTGCTGGGTGAAGGGAAAAGTCATGTCACAACTCGAGTTATGGGAACTTTTGG GTATGTGGCTCCTGAGTATGCAAATACTGGTCTTTTAAATGAAAAGAGCGATGTCTACAGCTTTGGGGTGGTTCTACTTGAGGCAATCACTGGTCGAGATCCTGTTGACTATGGACGTCAGGCCAATGAG GTGAATCTGGTTGATTGGTTGAAAATGATGGTTGGCAGCCGCCGGTCAGAAGAGGTGGTTGACCCTAATATTGAGGTTAGGCCATCAACTAGGGCCTTGAAACGAGCCCTTTTGACAGCTTTGAGGTGTGTTGACCCAGATCATGAAAAGAGACCCAAGATGGGCCAAGTTGTCCGAATGCTTGAATCTGAGGAGTATCCAATACCGAGAGAG GATAGAAGGCACCGTAGGACTCAGGGGGGTAGCAGCATGGAGATGGATTCCCAGAGGGAAAACTCCGACACGGACCGGAGCGACTATCCGGGTTCGAGATCAGAAAGCAAAGTGTATCAGCGAACGTGA